One window from the genome of Mumia sp. ZJ1417 encodes:
- a CDS encoding GNAT family N-acetyltransferase: MSTTADDRLITGTRGEVLRTDVVDGFGTVTVRVLDPEGDLTTIHPWMTAPRARFWGLQGLTAQELCDLYAYVDGLTTHHAFLVCRDDVPFMLLQTYLPEHDPVGECYEPEPGDVGMHFFLGEHVATREEQWAILLRTFVGFVLGPPSARRIVVEPDVRNARSLAVLEMLGFERGRQITLPDKTAQLAFLDRVRAETTLNRMCANLPRTGVHD, translated from the coding sequence GTGAGCACGACCGCGGACGACCGCCTGATCACCGGCACACGGGGAGAGGTCCTGCGTACCGACGTCGTCGACGGGTTCGGGACCGTCACGGTCCGCGTCCTCGATCCCGAGGGCGACCTCACGACGATCCACCCGTGGATGACCGCGCCACGCGCGCGCTTCTGGGGACTGCAGGGGCTGACCGCGCAGGAGCTCTGCGACCTCTACGCGTACGTCGACGGACTCACGACGCACCACGCGTTCCTGGTATGCCGCGACGACGTGCCGTTCATGCTGCTCCAGACCTATCTGCCCGAGCACGACCCGGTGGGGGAGTGTTACGAGCCGGAGCCAGGCGACGTCGGGATGCACTTCTTCCTCGGCGAGCACGTCGCGACGCGCGAGGAGCAGTGGGCGATCCTGCTGCGAACATTCGTGGGGTTCGTGCTCGGACCGCCGAGTGCCCGCAGGATCGTGGTCGAGCCGGACGTGCGCAACGCGCGCTCGCTCGCCGTCCTGGAGATGCTCGGCTTCGAGCGCGGACGGCAGATCACGCTGCCGGACAAGACCGCCCAGCTGGCGTTCCTCGACCGCGTCCGCGCAGAGACGACGCTGAATCGGATGTGTGCGAACCTGCCACGGACCGGCGTC
- a CDS encoding pyridoxal-dependent decarboxylase, translating into MTSSSLLTNATSARYADTLHAVVDRLAARVAERSAPFSGEPRETLEGLVAAVDLDAPPVGDTAALREIDEMFVDNAVWFHHPAYAAHLNCPVAVPAVAAEAVLAAVNTSVDTYDQSTVGTFMERHLIAWTARRIGYAHGSGVFTSGGTQSNLHALFLAREGALAVHGTGLLTGADRAALQQRMLVVATDTSHFSVQKSALLLGLGEDAVVAVPTDADGRMDPAALRMTLDVIERTGQIPMAVVATAGTTDRGCIDPLDAIAGVCESYGAWLHVDAAYGGGLLVSPTRRDLLSGIERARSVTVDFHKTFFQPVSSSAIVVRERADLTRSGWHADYLNPEGAEEPNQVDTSLQTTRRFDALKLWATLRALGADGVGAMFDRVLDLAADVHRVVEADPDLRLLARTDLSTVLFRYQPWGTPDVEADRLVPMIRSAMLASGRALVAKTVVDGRPCLKLTLLNPDATVEDVRGVLDVVKEEGERAREAWRPLDPQGAGAR; encoded by the coding sequence TCGTCGACCGACTGGCCGCGCGTGTCGCCGAACGATCCGCCCCCTTCTCCGGGGAACCCCGCGAGACGCTCGAGGGCCTCGTCGCCGCCGTCGACCTGGACGCCCCACCGGTCGGCGACACCGCCGCACTGCGCGAGATCGACGAGATGTTCGTCGACAATGCGGTCTGGTTCCACCATCCGGCGTACGCCGCACACCTGAACTGCCCGGTCGCCGTCCCCGCCGTCGCGGCGGAGGCGGTCCTCGCCGCTGTGAACACGTCGGTCGACACGTACGACCAGTCGACCGTCGGGACCTTCATGGAGCGCCACCTCATCGCGTGGACTGCGCGCCGCATCGGCTATGCGCACGGCAGCGGCGTGTTCACCTCCGGGGGGACCCAGTCGAACCTGCACGCGCTCTTCCTCGCTCGTGAGGGAGCGCTGGCCGTGCACGGCACCGGCCTCCTCACCGGGGCCGACCGCGCCGCGCTCCAGCAGCGGATGCTCGTCGTCGCCACCGACACCAGCCACTTCAGTGTCCAGAAGTCGGCGCTGCTGCTCGGTCTCGGCGAGGACGCCGTCGTCGCGGTCCCCACCGACGCCGACGGCCGGATGGATCCCGCCGCGCTGCGGATGACGCTCGACGTCATCGAGCGCACCGGCCAGATCCCGATGGCCGTCGTCGCCACGGCGGGGACGACCGACCGCGGGTGCATCGATCCGCTCGACGCGATCGCCGGCGTCTGCGAGTCCTACGGCGCGTGGCTGCACGTCGACGCCGCGTACGGAGGAGGCCTGCTCGTCTCGCCCACGCGCCGTGACCTGCTGTCCGGGATCGAGCGCGCCCGCTCGGTGACGGTCGACTTCCACAAGACCTTCTTCCAGCCGGTCTCGTCCAGCGCGATCGTCGTCCGCGAGCGGGCCGACCTCACCAGGTCCGGATGGCACGCCGACTACCTCAACCCCGAGGGCGCCGAGGAGCCGAACCAGGTCGACACGTCCCTGCAGACGACACGGCGCTTCGACGCGCTCAAGCTCTGGGCGACGCTGCGTGCGCTCGGGGCGGACGGTGTGGGCGCGATGTTCGACCGCGTGCTCGACCTGGCCGCCGACGTCCATCGGGTCGTCGAGGCGGACCCCGACCTCCGGCTCCTCGCCCGGACCGACCTGAGCACGGTGCTGTTCCGCTACCAGCCGTGGGGGACGCCCGACGTCGAGGCCGACAGGCTCGTCCCGATGATCCGCTCAGCGATGCTCGCCTCCGGGCGCGCGCTGGTCGCCAAGACCGTCGTGGACGGGCGGCCGTGCCTCAAGCTCACCCTGCTGAACCCGGACGCGACCGTGGAGGACGTACGGGGTGTGCTGGACGTCGTGAAAGAAGAGGGAGAGCGCGCACGAGAGGCGTGGCGACCGCTCGATCCGCAGGGGGCGGGGGCGCGATGA
- a CDS encoding GNAT family N-acetyltransferase, producing the protein MTARTPSLVVATAVGEIAIDRVVPSRDAALVGRWLADPHAAFWQMSDLDEAQVRRYLDGLDADPHQDAWLGSVEGTPTFFAETYDPAKVLLTDVHDAQPGDLGMHVLVSAPGEHPRRGLTGAVMASVMRLCFETLGARRVVVEPDVRNEAIARKNAQAGFRGLREVRLGDKIARLSVCTRDDFARSTLAGGAR; encoded by the coding sequence ATGACCGCGCGCACACCCTCCCTCGTCGTCGCGACGGCGGTGGGCGAGATCGCGATCGACCGTGTCGTCCCTTCGCGCGACGCGGCGCTCGTCGGACGCTGGCTCGCCGACCCGCACGCCGCGTTCTGGCAGATGTCCGACCTCGACGAGGCGCAGGTGCGCCGCTACCTCGACGGCCTCGACGCCGACCCGCACCAGGACGCGTGGCTGGGGTCCGTCGAGGGGACGCCGACGTTCTTCGCCGAGACGTACGACCCCGCGAAGGTGCTGCTCACCGACGTCCACGACGCGCAGCCGGGCGACCTCGGCATGCACGTGCTCGTGTCCGCACCGGGCGAGCACCCTCGTCGTGGCCTGACCGGGGCGGTGATGGCCAGCGTGATGCGCCTGTGCTTCGAGACGCTCGGCGCTCGGCGCGTGGTGGTCGAGCCGGACGTCCGCAACGAGGCGATCGCCCGCAAGAACGCCCAGGCCGGATTCCGCGGGCTGCGCGAGGTCCGGCTCGGCGACAAGATCGCACGGCTGTCGGTCTGCACCCGCGACGACTTCGCCCGCAGCACGCTCGCAGGAGGAGCACGATGA
- a CDS encoding IucA/IucC family siderophore biosynthesis protein, producing MTHPAPHLNPRTMAAAQRHLVAKALAEFAHERLLAPVRVDEATAADDVSGTYEVALADRTVVYRFRAQQLRLEHWAIDEASLTRTVDGVPRMLDASELVVELQPLLEIPDALLATYLEEIAATLAAAAYKIHQGGPSALELLTADLQTVESAMTEGHPGFVANNGRIGFGLDAYERFAPEVGRPFSLQWVAVRREVSHLALGDGLDETSLYEGELDAEERARFASRLTDQGLDPAAYRLLPVHPWQWDTRLAITFAPDVARRDLVPLGPGADAYQAQQSIRTMFNMSRSDRHYVKTALAIQNMGFLRGLSPAYMRHTPAINDWVAALVGADPTLAACQFEVLRERASIGYTGDVYHRTSTPSAHRKMVAALWRESPVPRLGADERLATMASLLHRDRDGHAYATAMIRASGLSADVWVAQYLHAYLRPVVHCLLAHDLAFMPHGENVILVIADHVPRRALMKDVGEEVVVLRDRDLPEEVSRIRQPVDADEQALAIFTDVFDGVLRHLAGILHVDGVLPESRFWALVAECVDRHAAEHPGLAPRVDLRADRFAHSCLNRLQLRNTLQMVDLASQSDSLIYAGTLANPIARSAVAVPA from the coding sequence ATGACCCACCCCGCACCCCATCTGAACCCGCGCACGATGGCCGCGGCCCAGCGACACCTCGTCGCCAAGGCTCTCGCGGAGTTCGCCCACGAGCGTCTGCTGGCTCCGGTCCGCGTCGACGAGGCGACCGCTGCCGACGACGTTTCCGGGACGTACGAGGTCGCGCTCGCCGACCGCACCGTCGTCTACCGCTTCCGCGCGCAGCAGCTGCGCCTTGAGCACTGGGCCATCGACGAGGCCTCGCTGACCCGTACGGTCGACGGCGTGCCGCGGATGCTCGACGCGTCCGAGCTCGTGGTCGAGCTGCAGCCGCTCCTGGAGATCCCCGACGCCCTCCTCGCGACCTACCTCGAGGAGATCGCGGCAACGCTCGCCGCCGCGGCGTACAAGATCCACCAGGGAGGGCCGTCCGCGCTCGAGCTGCTCACCGCCGATCTCCAGACGGTCGAGTCCGCGATGACCGAGGGCCACCCCGGCTTCGTCGCCAACAACGGCCGCATCGGATTCGGGCTCGACGCGTACGAGCGGTTCGCCCCGGAGGTAGGCCGCCCGTTCTCGCTGCAGTGGGTCGCTGTACGGCGTGAGGTCTCCCACCTGGCGCTCGGCGACGGGCTGGACGAGACGTCGCTGTACGAGGGGGAGCTCGACGCCGAGGAGCGCGCGCGCTTCGCCTCGCGTCTCACGGACCAGGGGCTCGACCCTGCGGCGTACCGGCTCCTGCCCGTCCACCCCTGGCAGTGGGACACGCGGCTGGCGATCACCTTCGCGCCGGACGTGGCGCGGCGTGACCTGGTGCCGCTCGGTCCGGGGGCCGACGCCTACCAGGCGCAGCAGTCGATCCGGACGATGTTCAACATGTCGCGATCGGACCGTCACTACGTGAAGACGGCGCTCGCCATCCAGAACATGGGGTTCCTGCGCGGGCTCTCCCCGGCGTACATGCGGCATACCCCGGCGATCAACGACTGGGTCGCCGCACTGGTCGGTGCCGACCCGACACTCGCCGCATGCCAGTTCGAGGTGCTGCGCGAGCGCGCGTCGATCGGGTATACCGGCGACGTGTACCACCGCACGTCGACACCCTCGGCCCACCGCAAGATGGTTGCCGCGCTGTGGCGGGAGAGCCCAGTGCCGCGGCTCGGTGCGGACGAGCGCCTCGCGACGATGGCGTCGTTGCTCCACCGCGATCGCGACGGCCACGCCTACGCGACCGCGATGATCCGCGCGTCGGGCCTCAGTGCTGACGTGTGGGTCGCGCAGTACCTCCACGCCTACCTGCGGCCGGTCGTCCACTGCCTTCTCGCGCACGACCTCGCCTTCATGCCGCACGGCGAGAACGTCATCCTCGTGATCGCCGACCACGTGCCGCGCCGCGCGCTCATGAAGGACGTGGGGGAGGAGGTCGTGGTGCTCCGCGATCGCGACCTGCCCGAGGAGGTCTCCCGGATCCGGCAGCCGGTCGACGCCGACGAGCAGGCGCTCGCGATCTTCACCGACGTGTTCGACGGCGTCCTGCGCCACCTCGCCGGCATCCTGCACGTCGACGGCGTCCTGCCCGAGAGTCGCTTCTGGGCGCTGGTCGCCGAGTGCGTGGACCGGCACGCCGCGGAGCACCCGGGGCTCGCGCCGCGGGTGGACCTGCGTGCCGACCGGTTCGCCCACTCGTGCCTCAACCGGCTCCAGCTGCGCAACACGCTGCAGATGGTCGACCTCGCGAGCCAGTCGGACTCGCTGATCTATGCAGGCACCCTCGCGAACCCGATCGCCCGCAGCGCGGTCGCCGTGCCGGCATGA
- a CDS encoding penicillin acylase family protein, with product MTARLFRDSYGVPHLRAESMLALAEAQGRVTAHDRGGQIQVEHWRTGGRLAEHVGDGGVPWDRFARQARLADTARTAYERLDAQDQEWVAAYVAGVNAVLPEARWPDWAPLGILHVAHVLFSDLPALLWREHVHRTLARTHGEEVVDLFQADAGGSGSNAWAVHGALTRTGLPILAGDPHRVLEIPGVYQQVRLACPGVDVVGLAFPGVPGVAHFGHAGSVAWGITNAMAHHIDVFRERLRGTPDGGVEAYGPGGWEPAESGWEQVLVRDTDTAVEVPWVETVRGVVVAELEALPASGDEMPALSARFPARASADLGIAAMRPLLRARSAEDVATAYERWIDPVNRLLVADREGTVLSRTVGRVPDTGGAARRLPREGWGEGADDVSWQPVPPARSVGDRAVDANERPDDPALALGYAYAPPYRAARIRARLADLAGEQVGVDDMAEIHGDTVSLGADALLRHLPDAADEALSPAAQDLVSRLQRWDRQMLADSAEAGAYAAWRAALVRRIAALPVLAPLHEPHGMGAVYAPWMDVRARVGEGLHALLDGRGAAATLGIDTASLVRGALEEVASVRAPSTWGDTHLLDPVRVLDGVPGATFAALERTGLSGDGDTVRATASTPGVSDVCWRGSVARWIWDLSDRDASRWGVPFGAAGDADSPHATDQLATWLAAGSSPVVTAWDALVEEDLL from the coding sequence ATGACCGCGCGACTGTTCCGCGACTCGTACGGCGTGCCACACCTGCGCGCGGAGTCGATGCTCGCGCTGGCTGAAGCCCAGGGGCGGGTGACGGCTCACGACCGTGGCGGCCAGATCCAGGTCGAGCACTGGCGTACGGGGGGTCGTCTCGCCGAGCACGTCGGGGACGGCGGGGTGCCGTGGGACCGCTTCGCGCGCCAGGCCCGGCTCGCCGACACGGCCCGCACCGCGTACGAGCGGCTCGACGCGCAGGATCAGGAGTGGGTCGCGGCGTACGTCGCGGGAGTCAACGCTGTCCTCCCCGAGGCGCGGTGGCCTGACTGGGCGCCGCTCGGCATCCTGCACGTCGCCCACGTCCTCTTCTCTGATCTGCCGGCCCTGCTGTGGCGCGAGCACGTGCACCGCACGCTCGCGCGCACCCACGGTGAGGAGGTCGTCGACCTCTTCCAGGCCGATGCGGGCGGCTCGGGGAGCAACGCGTGGGCGGTGCACGGCGCACTGACCCGTACGGGGCTGCCGATCCTCGCGGGCGACCCGCACCGCGTCCTGGAGATCCCGGGCGTCTATCAACAGGTGCGGCTGGCATGTCCGGGCGTCGACGTCGTCGGGCTGGCGTTCCCCGGTGTGCCCGGCGTGGCGCACTTCGGGCACGCGGGCTCGGTCGCATGGGGCATCACGAACGCTATGGCGCACCACATCGACGTCTTCCGCGAGCGACTCCGCGGCACTCCCGACGGGGGCGTCGAGGCCTACGGGCCAGGCGGCTGGGAGCCGGCCGAGTCCGGGTGGGAGCAGGTCCTCGTCCGGGACACCGACACCGCGGTGGAGGTGCCGTGGGTCGAGACGGTGCGCGGGGTCGTCGTCGCGGAGCTCGAGGCGCTGCCCGCGAGCGGTGACGAGATGCCGGCGCTGTCTGCGCGGTTCCCGGCGCGAGCGAGCGCCGACCTCGGGATCGCCGCGATGCGTCCGCTGCTGCGTGCGCGCAGCGCCGAGGACGTGGCGACGGCGTACGAGCGCTGGATCGATCCCGTCAACCGGCTGCTGGTCGCCGATCGTGAGGGGACGGTGCTGAGCCGGACCGTCGGGCGGGTCCCCGACACGGGCGGTGCGGCGCGCCGGCTCCCGCGCGAGGGGTGGGGCGAGGGCGCGGACGACGTCTCCTGGCAGCCGGTGCCACCCGCCCGTTCGGTGGGCGACCGCGCCGTCGACGCGAACGAGCGACCCGACGACCCTGCCCTCGCACTCGGCTACGCCTACGCCCCGCCGTACCGTGCAGCGCGGATCCGTGCCCGCCTCGCCGATCTCGCGGGCGAGCAGGTCGGGGTCGACGACATGGCCGAGATCCACGGTGACACCGTCTCGCTCGGCGCCGACGCGCTGCTTCGTCATCTGCCCGACGCCGCCGACGAGGCCCTCAGTCCTGCCGCACAGGACCTCGTCAGCCGCTTGCAGCGATGGGACCGCCAGATGCTCGCCGACAGCGCCGAGGCGGGCGCGTACGCCGCGTGGCGCGCAGCGCTCGTCCGTCGGATCGCTGCCCTCCCCGTCCTCGCACCGTTGCACGAGCCCCACGGCATGGGCGCGGTTTATGCGCCGTGGATGGACGTCCGTGCCCGCGTCGGTGAGGGGCTGCACGCCCTGCTGGACGGTCGTGGCGCAGCGGCGACGCTCGGGATCGACACCGCCTCGCTCGTCCGCGGTGCGCTGGAGGAGGTCGCGTCGGTCCGTGCGCCTAGCACCTGGGGCGACACCCATCTGCTGGACCCGGTGCGGGTGCTCGACGGAGTGCCGGGCGCGACCTTCGCCGCCCTCGAACGGACGGGCCTGTCGGGCGACGGCGACACCGTCCGCGCCACGGCGAGCACCCCTGGCGTGAGCGACGTCTGCTGGCGTGGTTCGGTGGCGCGCTGGATCTGGGACCTCTCGGACCGCGATGCGAGCCGGTGGGGAGTCCCGTTCGGCGCGGCCGGCGATGCGGACAGCCCCCACGCCACCGATCAGCTCGCGACCTGGCTGGCGGCTGGGTCGAGCCCGGTCGTCACCGCCTGGGACGCACTCGTCGAGGAGGACCTGCTGTGA
- a CDS encoding lysine N(6)-hydroxylase/L-ornithine N(5)-oxygenase family protein codes for MTYDLVGIGIGPFNLGLACLSDPLDDVEALFLDESPEFRWHPGMMIEGSTIQVPFLADLVTMADPTSPYSFLSFLKATGRLYPFYIRESFYPLRAEYDAYCRWAAGQLDSLRWGRRVEAVEHDPHDDTYVVRARCADGETETYRARHLVLGTGTRPTVPPAARDLAGPWLHSADYLRHRETLRDAGSITIVGSGQSAAEIYRDLLEDTRAETYRLDWITRSPRFFPMEYTKLTLEMTSPEYTDHFHGLPLELRELLGREQRGLYKGISGDLVDDIYDTLYRKSVDGPVPTSLLTDTALVDATWTGDEYVLRLRHDQLGEEYERRTDALVLATGYAASVPGCLEPIRDLLAFDELGRFAVSRDYAVDGERRRVFVQNGEEHTHGITAPDLGFGAWRSSTILAAITGRDVYPVEQRIAFQEFGLPADASPVRSQAREEARLR; via the coding sequence ATGACGTACGACCTCGTGGGCATCGGGATCGGCCCGTTCAACCTCGGGCTCGCGTGCCTCTCCGACCCGCTTGACGACGTCGAGGCGTTGTTCCTCGACGAGTCACCGGAGTTCCGCTGGCACCCCGGGATGATGATCGAGGGCTCGACGATCCAGGTTCCGTTCCTGGCCGACCTCGTGACGATGGCCGACCCGACCTCGCCGTACTCGTTCCTGAGCTTCCTCAAGGCGACCGGTCGGCTCTACCCGTTCTACATCCGTGAGAGCTTCTATCCGCTGCGCGCAGAGTACGACGCATACTGCCGCTGGGCCGCTGGCCAGCTCGACTCGCTGCGCTGGGGGCGGCGTGTCGAGGCCGTCGAGCACGACCCGCACGACGACACGTACGTCGTACGCGCGCGGTGCGCGGACGGTGAGACCGAGACGTACCGGGCTCGGCACCTCGTCCTCGGCACCGGCACCCGTCCGACGGTGCCGCCAGCAGCGCGCGACCTCGCCGGCCCGTGGCTGCACAGCGCCGACTACCTGCGGCACCGCGAGACGCTGCGCGACGCGGGGAGCATCACGATCGTCGGGAGCGGGCAGTCCGCGGCTGAGATCTACCGCGACCTGCTCGAGGACACCCGCGCCGAGACGTACCGGCTCGACTGGATCACGCGCTCGCCGCGCTTCTTCCCGATGGAGTACACCAAGCTCACGCTCGAGATGACGTCGCCGGAGTACACCGACCACTTCCACGGGCTGCCGCTGGAGCTGCGCGAGCTTCTCGGCCGCGAGCAGCGCGGCCTCTACAAGGGCATCAGCGGCGACCTCGTCGACGACATCTACGACACGCTCTACCGCAAGAGCGTCGACGGGCCCGTCCCGACGAGCCTGCTCACCGACACCGCGCTCGTCGACGCGACGTGGACCGGCGACGAGTACGTCCTGCGCCTGCGGCACGACCAGCTCGGCGAGGAGTACGAGCGGCGTACGGACGCGCTCGTGCTCGCGACCGGGTACGCGGCGAGCGTGCCCGGGTGCCTCGAGCCGATCCGCGACCTGCTCGCGTTCGACGAGCTCGGCAGGTTCGCGGTGAGCCGCGACTACGCCGTCGACGGCGAGCGACGCAGGGTCTTCGTGCAGAACGGCGAGGAGCACACGCACGGCATCACGGCTCCGGACCTCGGGTTCGGGGCATGGCGCAGCTCCACGATCCTCGCCGCCATCACCGGTCGCGACGTCTATCCGGTCGAGCAGCGCATCGCCTTCCAGGAGTTCGGGCTGCCCGCCGACGCGAGCCCCGTACGGTCGCAGGCCCGCGAGGAGGCGAGGCTGCGATGA